GGATTTCGCGGATGCGCGCCATCGTGCCGCCGGTCTCCCGCTGCGCCGCCGCGATCGTCTCGAGGAGCGCCGCGGTCTTGGCCGCCGTGTCGGGCGCCGCCGCGCTGCTGCGCCGCTGCTCCGCCGCCATCAGCGACAGCTCCTCCAGGACGCGGCCGCCGATCTCCCGGAGCAACGATGAGTGCTCCTCGCCGATCTTGCGGACCGGCGCCTCTACTTCCTCCCGGACCGAGCGCAGGAGCCCCGGAAGAGAGCCGATCTCCTCCCGGAGGGCCGCGAGGGATTGCGCCACGGCCGCGATCGAGCCGGTCGCGGCGGAAGTCGACTCCCGCACCGGCGACAGGGTTTCCTTCAGACGCGTGACCGCGTCGGAGACGCGCTGCATCTCCTGTCCCAGAGGCGTGATCGCCTCGCGCGTTCCGTCGCGCAGATCGCGCAACGCCTCCCTTAGCGAGTGGATTTCCGGCGCCAGCGCGTCGCCCGCTCCGGGATTCCGGGCCAGGTCCGCCAAGGAAGCCTTCAAGGCCCCAAGATGGTCCACCACCGGCTGGAGGCTCTCCGACCGGAGCTGCTTCTGTCCGAGATGGTCGATCGACTCGCGGAGCCCGCCGAGCTCGTCGAGGAGGGGGCCGATCCCCTCGGGCTTCGGCTGGCTCTGGCGCAGCGCTTCGATCTGCTCGCGCAAGGATCCGATGTCGCCCCGCAGGAGAGCGCCGGCGTCGGCCCGGGCGGCATCCCGCCGCAGCGTCTCCACCAACTCTTTCAGCGAAACGATCTCCCCCGCGAGTGGCTCGAGGCCGCGCGCCTCCGGAGGATTCCGCCGCAGCTCGTCCACGGCCTCCCGCAGGGAGGCGAGCTCGTCGAGCAGGGAGCTGATCCCTTCGGGATTCGGCTGGTTCTTGCGGAGGGTGTCGATCTGCTCCTTCAAGCCCGCCATGTCGCCCCGCAGCGGAGCGAACGCGTCGGCGCGGGCCGCGTCGCCCCGCAGTGTCTCCACCAAGCCTTTCAGCGAGGCGATCTCCCCCGCGAGCGGCTCGAGGCCGCGCCCCTCCGAAGGATTCCGCCGCAGCTCCTCGATCTCCTGGCGCAGGCCGGCGAGCTCCTCGAGGAGGGGGCCGAGGTCCGGGGCGGGCGCGGCCGCTGGCATCAGGGTCGGGAGCGATTCACGCAGCCGCGCCAGATCCGCGCCGAGGGGATGCAGATTGTCCTGCAGCAGGCGCAGCGCCCAGGCGGTGATGGCGGCCGGATCGAACTCGCACTTCCGCGCTGGCTCGGGCCCGGAGGCTTCGGTCCTCGGGGCAGGTGTCTGCAACCCTTCGCTGATCCGCTCGATCCTCCCGAGCAGGTTGTGCTCGAGTCCCTTGATCGACTGATCGACCTCGAGCAGCGAGGTCAGGATGTCCTTGCGGAGATTGTTGTGCATGCGCGTCTCGTCGTCGCCGGCGCTATTCGAGGGGCGGTTCGGACTCTTGGCATCTTCCATCGCCTTCTCCTTGGCTCATTTTCCGAATCGAAGAACCGTCTCTCCCAGGAGCTTCTGCCGCTCCGGCTCGAGGTCGTGAAGCACCAGCCGCCGGTAGGCGCGTTTCAGGGCGGAGCGGATCTCCGGGCTCGGATCCCCCTCGGCGATCCGCTCCAGCGTCCGGCAGGCCAGGACGTAGTCACCGCAGCGCTCGGCGGCGAAGGCCAGGCGGCGGTCGGGCCCGCAGGGCTTGAGAATCTCGGCGGCCCGGAAGTAGTCGGATTCCTGCAGCGCCGCCTCCGAATGGATGCGCAGCAGATCGCTCGCCTCCAGGACCCCGGCCGCCGCGCCGGTGAGATCGAGAGCCTCGCGCGTCTCGCCGAGGGTCAGGAGACCCAGAGCCAGGCGGCGCATCTCGGCTCCCCCCGTCTCGCCTTTACCCAGGCGCTCCCGCAGGGCGCCGACCTCGGTCTGGACGTGGGCCAGCACGGTATCGTGCACGCGGGACAGCAGACGATTGCGATCGGGAGCCAGCGATTCCGCCTCCGCCAGGGCCTGCTTCGCCGCGGCGGTTTCGCCGCGGGCCAGGCAGGCGCGCCAGAGGCGGACGAGCAGGCT
This genomic interval from Candidatus Polarisedimenticolia bacterium contains the following:
- a CDS encoding tetratricopeptide repeat protein, with the protein product MEDAKSPNRPSNSAGDDETRMHNNLRKDILTSLLEVDQSIKGLEHNLLGRIERISEGLQTPAPRTEASGPEPARKCEFDPAAITAWALRLLQDNLHPLGADLARLRESLPTLMPAAAPAPDLGPLLEELAGLRQEIEELRRNPSEGRGLEPLAGEIASLKGLVETLRGDAARADAFAPLRGDMAGLKEQIDTLRKNQPNPEGISSLLDELASLREAVDELRRNPPEARGLEPLAGEIVSLKELVETLRRDAARADAGALLRGDIGSLREQIEALRQSQPKPEGIGPLLDELGGLRESIDHLGQKQLRSESLQPVVDHLGALKASLADLARNPGAGDALAPEIHSLREALRDLRDGTREAITPLGQEMQRVSDAVTRLKETLSPVRESTSAATGSIAAVAQSLAALREEIGSLPGLLRSVREEVEAPVRKIGEEHSSLLREIGGRVLEELSLMAAEQRRSSAAAPDTAAKTAALLETIAAAQRETGGTMARIREILEQNASAELTLSAVQEIQQQMEGARAALERISQIVQQSGSALQALAESNDHVVKSFETYHATAREETERVRHRTAQEHNNRGVLLYYRGAPEAAEDAFRKALEAEPGYAEAWNNLGLTLSRQSKEAEAAAAFQKAIEIDPKMGEVYNNLGFLYHTTLQYDRALEMFNQALQTGSDSAIAYTNLGNTFYKMSRHEQAVQAWKRALELDPLNENARRCLRLYQQEGS